The following are encoded in a window of Scleropages formosus chromosome 7, fSclFor1.1, whole genome shotgun sequence genomic DNA:
- the LOC108926334 gene encoding corticosteroid 11-beta-dehydrogenase isozyme 2-like isoform X1: MHVYLCMYVSVTLHETHGCWFVNQISQRNTKGVCEADRERERERERERERERERRRVSAESFQISEAMEEFALSFWIYMGVMSMFLGGAVRKMLAVQLRAAPTLLAWLGATVLVERLCSLWLPGALLLGLLGAACCLCAPRRGLPAEGKVLFITGCDSGFGKAATQRLDSLGFEVIASVLDLEGPGAAELRRTCSSRLTLVKMDITQHDDVQNALACTKVKLGLRGLWGLVNNAGVCVNFGDAELSLMTTYRGCMEVNFFGTLSVTKAFLPLVRQAKGRIITVSSPSGEQPFPCLAAYGASKAALSLFIDTLRHELEPWGVKVSTILPASFKTAQTSNFAYWEEQYKKLLQEMSPGLLEEYGEEYLLETKELFQIHAKTASEDLSPVINAITDALTARQPKVRYYAGPGVALMYFIHTYFPTSFSDRFLQRLFVKKKVVPLALRRQVQQQRE, from the exons gagagagagagagagagagagagagagagagagagacgaagGGTATCTGCAGAAAGCTTCCAGATCTCAGAAGCCATGGAAGAATTTGCCCTGTCCTTCTGGATTTACATGGGAGTGATGTCCATGTTCCTCGGCGGGGCCGTGCGGAAGATGCTGGCAGTGCAGCTCCGAGCAGCGCCTACACTGCTGGCCTGGCTGGGGGCCACGGTGCTGGTGGAGAGACTGTGCTCCCTGTGGCTCCCTGGCGCTCTGCTCCTGGGTCTGCTGGGGGCCGCCTGCTGTCTCTGTGCCCCCCGGCGTGGGCTCCCCGCTGAGGGAAAGGTGCTCTTCATAACAG GCTGTGACTCAGGGTTTGGAAAAGCCGCCACTCAGCGCCTGGACTCACTGGGCTTCGAGGTCATCGCCAGTGTGCTGGACCTGGAGGGACCAGGGGCTGCAGAGCTGCGGCGCACCTGCTCCTCCCGCCTTACCCTGGTAAAGATGGACATCACTCAGCACGACGACGTTCAAAACGCCCTCGCCTGCACCAAGGTCAAGCTGGGCCTCCGAG GTTTGTGGGGACTTGTCAACAATGCGGGGGTCTGTGTGAACTTTGGCGATGCCGAGCTCTCGCTCATGACCACCTACAGGGGCTGTATGGAGGTCAATTTCTTCGGGACTCTGAGTGTCACTAAGGCATTTCTGCCACTGGTCCGACAAGCCAAAGGGAGGATCATCACTGTCTCGAGCCCTTCAG GTGAGCAACCATTTCCCTGCTTGGCAGCGTACGGTGCTTCAAAAGCTGCCCTCAGCCTCTTCATTGACACCTTGCGCCATGAGCTGGAGCCCTGGGGGGTTAAGGTCTCCACTATCCTTCCAGCTTCCTTTAAGACAG CTCAGACCAGTAACTTTGCATACTGGGAAGAACAGTACAAGAAGCTCCTCCAGGAAATGTCACCTGGTCTTCTGGAGGAGTACGGAGAAGAATACCTGCTGGAAACCAAGGAACTCTTCCAGATTCATGCCAAGACGGCGAGCGAAGACCTGAGCCCTGTAATCAACGCTATCACCGATGCTCTGACGGCACGGCAACCCAAAGTTCGCTACTACGCCGGGCCCGGGGTGGCCCTCATGTACTTCATACACACCTACTTCCCCACATCCTTCAGCGACAGGTTCCTGCAAAGGCTCTTTGTCAAGAAGAAAGTGGTGCCCCTGGCTCTGCGGAGACAAGTCCAGCAGCAACGAGAGTGA